In Janthinobacterium sp. B9-8, the genomic stretch ATATTTAATTGAAACCGATCCGCCGCGTGCTTCAGCAATGCAGCGCAGCCTGATTCAGTATTTACGCCAGGTTTTGCCGCAGATTCGTGACCATGCCACAAGCAATCATCTGGGCCGTGAAGCCGATATGGTGGCGGCGTATTTAGAACTCTTAAAGATGCGGATGGAAGAGCGTTTAGAGTTTAATATCCATATTCCTGAAGGCCTGCGTTCTGCCGCTTTTCCACCCATGATTTTACAAACCTTGGTTGAAAATGCAATTAAGCATGGGTTAGAGCCAAAAACAGAAGGTGGCAGCCTGAGCGTGCATGCAGAAATTGCGCATCAGAAATTGCGAATTAGCGTGGTTGATAATGGCTTAGGGTTTGGTATGGCAAAAAGCGGTGGCACGGGTTTGGGTTTGCAAAACATTCGTGAGCGGCTGGCCTTGCTTTATAAAGGAAATAGCTTGTTTTCAATTACAGAGAATCAACCCTCAGGGGTGTGTATTACGATTGAAGTGCCTTATACTTTGGCTGCATAATTATTTATAAATAGCGGTATAATTCTTTGAGGTTTTGCAATGCCAACTGCACTGATTGCCGATGATGAACGCTTAATGCGTGATCAATTAAAGCTGCGTTTGGCGCAAGTATGGCCAGAATTAGAAATTATTGCCGAAGCCAAAAATGGTGAAGAAGCGATTAACCTGACATTAGCGCATCAGCCTGATTTTGCATTTTTAGATATCCGTATGCCCGGTATTACCGGACTGGAAGCCGCACAAGCCGTTTCGCAATCCACTCATGTGGTCTTTGTAACCGCTTATGATCAATATGCGGTAGAGGCTTTTGAGCATGGTGCAATTGATTATGTATTAAAACCTGCCGATCCTGAACGCTTATCTTTAACCGTCGAGCGTTTAAAAAAACGTTTAGCAAGCCCGCCTAATGATATGCAGGCTTTAATTGCCCAAATTGCTAAGCAGGTCATCAATAAGCCGGTATATCTGCAATGGATACAGGCGTCGATGGGGCAGGAATTACGTTTAATTCCGGTTGAAGAGGTCTTGTTTTTTCAATCGGATGAAAAATATACGCGGGTGCAAACTAAAAATTACGAAGCATTAATCAGAAAACCCGTGCGTGATTTATTAGAAGAATTAAATCCAGATCTATTCTGGCAAATTCACCGCGCCACGCTTGTGAATAGTAAGGCGATTGAAGGCGTGGTGAAGGATATTCGTGGGCGTTTACTGGTGAAGGTGAATGGCTTAAGCGAAAAGCTGGAAGTAAGCCGTAGCTTTACCCATTTGTTTAAGCAAATGTAAGCGTCCCGCAAAAGCATCCCCGCCGACCTATCCCAATTCGATCAACTCAAAGGCACGTATCGTAGGAGCGGCTATTGTCGCGAATATTTGTATGCACAGCGCTTTCGCGGCGAAAACTGCACCTATGAAAAACACGCTTTCTGTTATTTTTACTTAAGTTGATAGGGTAAGGGCCTCCTCTGGTTTAGCCCTTAGCCGCTGTTTTGCTCGCATCTTGAAGGAAATCACCATGCGCAACCCGTATCCGTGAGCGCATCATAAAGTAAAGGCACGGCAGCGAGCGGCCCCATGGCTGAGTAAGCATTTTTGCAATCGGGCTTGACGGCCTTATCTAAAGATTTTGCCATTTTAGAGCGTGCAGCTTCAGGCTGCGGGTTTAAGCCGGGTGGTTTTTGCTTTTCGCGGCTTTCTTCAGGCTTGATAGAAAGATCAAGCTTGGGGGTGATGACGCTGTCAATGGCGTTGCCTAAATCGCTGATTGGGGGCAGCTCAATGATCGGTTCGGGGGCGGCGCTTGGCGGCAAAGAGCGGCTGATGGTTTGTGCTGCTGGGCGATTATTTTTTGGCGCGCGGGCTGGCGTCTGAGGGCTTGCAGCTTGTTCTGGCGAAGTGATCATTTTGTGTGTGTTCACCTTTGTTTGAAGTAAAACCTGCATTCGCGGCTTATCTGCTAAAAAGGGCGCTGCCGGATAAAGCACAAAAACACTGAGGTGGACCAGCAGCGCAAGCCCAAGGCAGAGATATAAATCGCGAGTATGTGGAGTCATATTTAATGAAAAGTCGGTGGCAAAAAATGGCGTAACGTTTTTTGAGTCTACGCGACTCAGCTATTTTCCTTTATGCACTTATTTCCCTTTTTGTTTGGTCTGTTTTTTGTATTGATATTTCGTCGTTGGCATACATTTGCGATGTTTTGCTTAATCTTTGTTTTTCTTTTTCAAAGTGCGCTTGTGGATCACCTTCTTTCGGAAAATAATCGATCGCTTTCTGACTATGCGATCAATTGCACACTATCCTGATACTAGCTGGTATTGCTTTTAGAATTAGGAATAGGAATGCATACGTTGTTGCTGCAGGGCCTGGGGGGATTTTGTGTTGCGCTGACGCTCACGACGAGTAGCTGGGCGGGCTCGCCAGTGAAGTACACCATTTCGGTGGTTCCTCAGTTTAGCCCTGCTCGATTGCATCAGGAGTGGATACCTCTTGTGCAACGTATTTCACGCGATACAGGGATAGAGCTAGAGCTTAAGCTCCTGGCCTCTTTCGCTAAATTCGAGGCGGAGCTCATGAAAGGCACGGCCGACTTTGCCTATGTGAATCCCTATCATGTGGTGATGACTAAATCAAGGCAAGGCTATATACCGCTGCTGCGGGACAGTCAGCCCTTGGTGGGGGTGTTATTGGTCAGGCGGGAAAGCGTATTTAAATCGGTTTATGATTTAAACGGGCAAACGATTGCGTTTCCTGCGCCCAATGCGTTTGGTGCTTCGCTTTATTTACGCGCTTTGCTTGTAGAGAAGCAGGGGCTTAAATTTACGCCGCGCTACTTAGGCACACATCCTAATGTATTCAGGCATTTGGCTCGTAATGATGTCGCCGCAGGGGGCAGTGTAGTTTCTGCTTTTAATGATGAGACGCCTGAAGTTCGCGAGCAACTGCGCATCATTTACAAAACGCCTGAAGTAGCCTCGCATCCTATTGTGGCCCATCCGCGCGTGCCCTCAAAAGTACGTGATGCGATATCCCAAGCATTTCTGGCTTTAGCAAAAGATGCGGCAGGGCGTGCGTTGTTAAAAGATATTCGCTTTCCAGACCCTGTACTGACGGCTTATGAAAAAGATTATTTGCCTTTGGAAACGTTAAAACTTCAAAAATATGATGTGCCAGAGAAAAACTAGATGAGCACGCCTAAGCCCATTATTTCTTTAGCGAGAGTGTGGCAAGCAGTATATGCGGCCTTTCCCCACAGTTTGGCCAGCCAGATTTTGTTGTTAACGTCGGTGTGCCTTGTGGTGTCTTTATTGGGCTATGGTGCATACACCGCAAAAAAACAAACAGATCTGTTACGCACCACCATCATGACCAATATGGCGGCATTGGCGCAAAACTTGGCGACGGTGAATGCTCAGTTTTTACTGGTCGATGATTTGGTCAGCATAGAAGCCATCTCTATGCAAACAGCGGCAATGCCGGCTGTGTTGCTGGTTCAGATCAGCGATGCACAAGGGAAGCTGCTCAGTGAAGTGGCGCATGAGAAAGGCCGCGCGGTGCCTCGGTTTAGTCATACGAAATTACTTGTCCCTAAGGAGGCTCAGCCTTTTTTTCAGCGAGAGCCGCAAGCTCAGTCTGCGGCAAATGGTGCCGATCAATCTGAAGTCATGTCGGTTTGGCAGCCAATTACTGCGGGCACTGTTGTGGGCTGGGTGCGGCTGAGTTACAAATTAGATCGTGTCAATCAGGCCGCCATTACCATTTGGATGCATGCTTTATTAATTATTGTACTGGCGATATTGGCAACACTGGGTTTGCTGAAATTATTGTTACGCCCACCAATTAGCGCTTTGCAGCGGGCAACGCAATTTGCAACTGATTTAGATCATTCGCTGGGAGCTAGAGTGGATGTTTCTAATGAGACTACGGAAATTCAAGCGCTGGGGAATGCGCTTAATCAGGTTTCTGCTCGCTTGTTTACTCAAAACAGCGAGCTGAGTAATCAGAAGTTTGCCCTTGATCAGCATGCGATTGTCAGTATTACTGATCTGAGCGGTACTATTTTGTATACAAATAATTTATTTTGCCAAATTACCGGCTATTCAAGAGAAGAGTTGCTGGGTAAAAATCATCGGATTATCAATTCAGGGTTTCATTCGGCTGAATTTTTTGCTGTGCTTTGGGCTACTATTTCTAGCGGCCAAGTGTGGCATGGCGAAATTAAAAATCACAGAAAAAATGGCCAGCACTATTGGGTGGATTCGACTATCGTGCCGCTTTTGGGCGTAGATGGAATCCCTGAGCAATATATTGCAATACGTACCGATATTACTGAAATTAAAAATTATGAATTGTCATTGCAGGCGGCCAAAGCTACGGCAGAAGCCGCCACTGTGGCTAAAAGCCAGTTTCTGGCCACAATGAGCCATGAAATTCGTACGCCAATGAATGCCATTCTGGGCATGCTGAAGCTGTTGCAAAATACCGACCTTAGCCCCCGCCAATTGGATTACACCAGCAAAACCGAGGGTGCGGCACAATCATTGCTGGGTTTGCTGAACGATATTCTGGATTTCTCCAAAATCGAGGCCGGTAAAATGGAGCTGGATCCACAGCCTTTTCGCTTAGATAGGTTGTTAAGGGATCTGTCGGTGATTTTATCGGCTAATGTAGGTACAAAACCGCTGGAAGTATTATTTGATATTGATCCGGCCATGCCTAAAGGCTTGATCGGCGATGCATTACGTTTGAGGCAGGTGCTGATTAATCTGGCAGGAAATGCGATTAAATTCACGGATAAAGGCGAAGTCGTCATTCAATTTAAGGTGCTGGCACAGGAGGGTGTGAATACCCGTTTATATATCTCGGTGAGAGATAGCGGCATTGGTATTGCACAGGAAAACCAGCTGCATATTTTTGATGGCTTTTCGCAGGCAGAAGTGTCTACAACAAGACGCTTTGGAGGCACGGGGCTGGGCTTATCTATTTGTAAGCGGCTGGTTGATATGATGGGTGGGCAACTGATGCTCGATAGTGCTGTAGGCCAAGGCAGTATGTTTCATTTTACCTTGAGCCTGCCTGTGGCGGATGAGCTGCCTAAGGAGGTGGATCGCTCTGATGCGAGGGAATCACTCGCTCATTTAAAGGTTTTGGTGGTGGATGATAGTGCCACTGCCCGCAATATTATGGTGGATATGGCGCGTTCCTGGGGCTGGCAAGTCGATGTGGCAAAAGGGGGACTGGAGGCGGTGGCGATGGTGGAAGCACGTGCTCGTACTGCACAGGCGAGCTATCAGGCCATTTTTGTTGACTGGCAAATGCCAGATATTGATGGCTGGGAAACCAGCTTACGCATTCGAAATATAATGCCAGCATTAGATGCGCCCATTATTGTGATGGTGACAACCCACGGTCGGGAGCTCCTTTCCCAAAGAACAAATGAAGAGCAAGTTGCAGTTAATTGTTTTCTAGTGAAGCCCGTAACGGCATCGATGTTATTTGATGCCGTGGCCGATGCCAGAGCAGGCTTGGGTAATTTGCGCGCAAGGCCAAGAACGGCAGGGCTGAAGCCTTGTCGCTTGATGGGTTTGCATTTACTGGTGGTTGAAGACAATTTAATGAACCAGCAAGTGGCACAGGAATTACTCAGTGCAGAGGGCGCTTTGGTTGAGCTGGCGGCGAATGGGCAATTAGCTATTGATGTCATCACCAAAGCCCAGCGCCCCTTTGACGCGGTGTTAATGGATGTGCAGATGCCGGTGATGGATGGCTATACCACCACGCATATTATTCGCCACGGATTAGGCTTGAGTACCTTGCCGGTGATTGCGATGACGGCAAATGCG encodes the following:
- a CDS encoding LytR/AlgR family response regulator transcription factor; its protein translation is MPTALIADDERLMRDQLKLRLAQVWPELEIIAEAKNGEEAINLTLAHQPDFAFLDIRMPGITGLEAAQAVSQSTHVVFVTAYDQYAVEAFEHGAIDYVLKPADPERLSLTVERLKKRLASPPNDMQALIAQIAKQVINKPVYLQWIQASMGQELRLIPVEEVLFFQSDEKYTRVQTKNYEALIRKPVRDLLEELNPDLFWQIHRATLVNSKAIEGVVKDIRGRLLVKVNGLSEKLEVSRSFTHLFKQM
- a CDS encoding phosphate/phosphite/phosphonate ABC transporter substrate-binding protein, producing MHTLLLQGLGGFCVALTLTTSSWAGSPVKYTISVVPQFSPARLHQEWIPLVQRISRDTGIELELKLLASFAKFEAELMKGTADFAYVNPYHVVMTKSRQGYIPLLRDSQPLVGVLLVRRESVFKSVYDLNGQTIAFPAPNAFGASLYLRALLVEKQGLKFTPRYLGTHPNVFRHLARNDVAAGGSVVSAFNDETPEVREQLRIIYKTPEVASHPIVAHPRVPSKVRDAISQAFLALAKDAAGRALLKDIRFPDPVLTAYEKDYLPLETLKLQKYDVPEKN
- a CDS encoding hybrid sensor histidine kinase/response regulator, coding for MSTPKPIISLARVWQAVYAAFPHSLASQILLLTSVCLVVSLLGYGAYTAKKQTDLLRTTIMTNMAALAQNLATVNAQFLLVDDLVSIEAISMQTAAMPAVLLVQISDAQGKLLSEVAHEKGRAVPRFSHTKLLVPKEAQPFFQREPQAQSAANGADQSEVMSVWQPITAGTVVGWVRLSYKLDRVNQAAITIWMHALLIIVLAILATLGLLKLLLRPPISALQRATQFATDLDHSLGARVDVSNETTEIQALGNALNQVSARLFTQNSELSNQKFALDQHAIVSITDLSGTILYTNNLFCQITGYSREELLGKNHRIINSGFHSAEFFAVLWATISSGQVWHGEIKNHRKNGQHYWVDSTIVPLLGVDGIPEQYIAIRTDITEIKNYELSLQAAKATAEAATVAKSQFLATMSHEIRTPMNAILGMLKLLQNTDLSPRQLDYTSKTEGAAQSLLGLLNDILDFSKIEAGKMELDPQPFRLDRLLRDLSVILSANVGTKPLEVLFDIDPAMPKGLIGDALRLRQVLINLAGNAIKFTDKGEVVIQFKVLAQEGVNTRLYISVRDSGIGIAQENQLHIFDGFSQAEVSTTRRFGGTGLGLSICKRLVDMMGGQLMLDSAVGQGSMFHFTLSLPVADELPKEVDRSDARESLAHLKVLVVDDSATARNIMVDMARSWGWQVDVAKGGLEAVAMVEARARTAQASYQAIFVDWQMPDIDGWETSLRIRNIMPALDAPIIVMVTTHGRELLSQRTNEEQVAVNCFLVKPVTASMLFDAVADARAGLGNLRARPRTAGLKPCRLMGLHLLVVEDNLMNQQVAQELLSAEGALVELAANGQLAIDVITKAQRPFDAVLMDVQMPVMDGYTTTHIIRHGLGLSTLPVIAMTANAMDSDREACLAAGMNDHIGKPFDLMHLIHVVQSQVRLASRQPAEETPAAHTMISPEALPDKEELDTAGALERLGNNKALYERVLQSFLVEVSDIPKQLDVLLQAGNLLDAGRLMHTLKGLSATVGASYLTAVAKNAENMLKNADVYGVDSQLSEQLRDAVVSTSRIIRPLLAQVPLATEMNAMALDTRQYLADIQELHKLLCGSDLLAFDVHSRLQKNHARTSAGELKPLYDAMGAFDFMRGQKQCETLLQKYNAPY